A region from the Vicia villosa cultivar HV-30 ecotype Madison, WI unplaced genomic scaffold, Vvil1.0 ctg.000825F_1_1, whole genome shotgun sequence genome encodes:
- the LOC131631449 gene encoding formin-like protein 20 isoform X2, with protein sequence MALFRRLFYRKPPDRLLEISERVYVFDCCFSTGVLEEDEYKLYMGGIVAQLQDYFPDASFMVFNFREGDRRSQISDILSLCDMTVMEYPRQYEGCPLLPLEMVHHFLRSSESWLSLEGQQNVLLMHCERGGWPVLAFMLAGLLLYRKQYSGELKTLEMVYKQAPRELLQLLSPLNPQPSQLRYLHYISRRDLGSEWPPSDTPLYLDCVILRDLPLFDGGKGCRPVVNVYGPDPSNPANRSSKLLFSTSKVQNHVRHYPQAECMLVKIDIRCRVQGDVVLECVHLNEDFLSEEMMFRVMFHTAFIRSNILVLSRDEIDILWDTKDQFPKDFKSEVLFLDADAVIPNLTTVNVSEEDENETESGSPEEFYEVEEIFSNVVDIQDSPKFRQNAVDVWKEYSDPPTFQDSTQDDGINQQVEWTDSVINEVKDITVDDVKYKLDERVDSDTHAVKDIAVDGGENKLTSTAVTFDMTETPERQEVTLNVHDELAVTRNNYDEDNDATLKELEPEEGQQTHDLAGSISGEKKQLSSDSKPVGDVVAEKQKAKQKEPRGFQEKQAKENATTRWIPSNKGSYQDSMHVSYPPIRHNSLPPVLSNATSAKEKMTNAKGRRISSSRSTNDLKSCNGDNSKSLESIWETDSNAQLSPLTPITESSHQSATQAPQLSSDQVLQPHLPPFPPPPPPPTSPSSSLDGKVSTIPQPPPQPPPQPPAPPPPFLSGFGKKNEEMDLQAATHPPPPPPPPSFSAQNRGSSLPLSTHRKPYYSSIGMVGENGGALPPSIGSVFASKVYKLVDGVSLPIPPPPPPPPPSSLPPNYGVTSIPPPPPPSPSLSYMDRAPPLLPPITPTSLNAPLPPPLSKSQPPPPPPLPLTPSFCKAPSTPLAISIAPLPPPLPHLSGARPPPLPSTSKTQPPPPPPLPSSSAEHPPPPPPPPSMSNIPPPPPPPIPPPPPLSLSCRASLPPPLPSISKGPLPPPPPPPFFGTPPSSFHPRSSRAPSPPPPLSKDPPFYRAPPPPPPPPPPFYGTPPPPPPPPPLFSSSGVPPTPSPSLPKAPPPPPPPPYLPTLSSEIPPTPPTLAMSKAPPSALNRAPPPPPPPYLPASNGAPQPPPPPPSMSKTPPPPPPPFYGAPPTPPPPPYLPASSGAPPPPPPPYLPTTSGAPPPPPPPFYGATPPPPPPPHSLSMAPPPPPPPFYGAPPPPPPPMHATQAPPPPPPPGGRGPPPPPPLGFRGPPPPPPPGFRGPPPPPLPGGHGPPPPPPPGGRGPAPPPPPGGHAPGAPAPPRLPGGAPPPPGADPRGRGRGLARPTGAAAPRRSSLKPLHWSKVTRALQGSLWEELQRHGETQIGQEFDVSELEKLFAVNVPKPAAAGGKSGGLGKSAGSKPEKITLVDLRRAYNTEIMLTKVKMPLPDMMAAVLALDDTVLDVDQVENLIKFCPTKEEMDLLKAYTGNKENLGKCEQFFMELMKVPRVESKLRVFCFKIQFQCQITEFNKSLNLVNSACEEVRNSVKLKEIMKKILYLGNALNQGTARGAAVGFKLDSLLKLTDTRASNSKMTLMHYLCKVLAEKSPTLLDFHLDLVSVDTASKIQLKSLAEEMQAITKGLEKVNQELAASESDGPVSEVFRKTLKDFVNEAKSQVDSVTRLYSDVKCRRTCTVFQ encoded by the exons ATGGCGCTGTTCCGAAGATTATTTTACCGGAAGCCGCCGGATCGTCTTCTCGAGATCTCTGAGAGAGTTTAtg TTTTTGATTGCTGCTTCTCTACGGGCGTCTTGGAAGAAGATGAGTACAAATTGTATATGGGGGGAATTGTAGCTCAGCTACAAGATTACTTTCCAGATGCTTCTTTCATGGTGTTCAATTTCAGAGAAGGGGATAGGCGCAGCCAAATTTCTGACATATTATCTTTATGTGACATGACAGTTATGGAGTACCCTCGGCAATACGAGGGCTGTCCACTTCTTCCTCTAGAGATGGTTCATCATTTCCTTCGATCAAGTGAAAGCTGGCTGTCTTTGGAGGGGCAACAAAATGTGCTTTTGATGCACTGTGAAAGAGGGGGTTGGCCTGTGCTGGCATTTATGTTAGCCGGTCTTTTATTGTACCGAAAACAATATAGTGGGGAGCTGAAGACTCTTGAAATGGTCTACAAGCAAGCACCCAGAGAACTTCTCCAGCTTTTATCTCCTTTGAACCCACAGCCTTCTCAGTTAAGATATCTTCATTATATTTCCAGGAGAGATTTGGGTTCTGAGTGGCCTCCTTCAGACACACCTTTATATTTAGATTGTGTAATTCTAAGAGATCTTCCATTATTTGATGGTGGGAAAGGTTGCAGGCCTGTTGTAAATGTTTATGGTCCGGACCCTTCAAATCCTGCCAATAGAAGTTCTAAGCTTCTTTTCTCAACTTCAAAAGTCCAAAATCATGTTCGCCACTACCCGCAG GCAGAGTGTATGCTCGTGAAAATTGATATTCGTTGTCGTGTTCAAGGGGATGTCGTTCTTGAATGCGTACATTTAAACGAAGATTTCCTTAGTGAGGAGATGATGTTTAGAGTGATGTTTCATACTGCATTTATACGGTCAAATATTTTGGTGCTGAGCCGTGATGAAATCGATATATTGTGGGATACAAAGGATCAGTTCCCCAAGGATTTTAAATCTGAG GTGCTTTTTTTGGATGCTGATGCTGTTATACCTAATCTAACCACAGTCAATGtgagtgaagaagatgaaaatgagaCAGAAAGCGGTTCCCCTGAGGAATTCTACGAAGTGGAAGAGATTTTCAGCAATGTAGTTGATATACAGGATTCTCCAAAGTTTCGTCAAAATgcagtagatgtctggaaagagTATTCAGATCCTCCTACCTTTCAGGATTCTACGCAAGATGACGGGATTAACCAACAGGTTGAATGGACAGATTCTGTTATTAATGAGGTGAAAGACATCACGGTTGATGATGTGAAATACAAGCTTGATGAGCGTGTAGATTCAGATACTCATGCAGTGAAAGATATTGCTGTGGATGGTGGAGAAAATAAGTTAACTTCCACTGCTGTTACTTTTGATATGACGGAAACTCCGGAGAGACAGGAAGTCACTTTGAATGTGCATGATGAGTTAGCAGTTACGCGAAACAATTATGATGAAGACAATGATGCAACACTTAAAGAATTAGAGCCTGAGGAAGGGCAGCAGACGCATGATCTTGCCGGATCAATATCTGGTGAAAAGAAACAACTTTCTTCAGACTCAAAGCCAGTGGGAGACGTAGTTGCAGAAAAGCAAAAGGCTAAACAGAAAGAACCACGGGGATTTCAGGAAAAACAGGCAAAAGAAAATGCAACAACTAGGTGGATACCTTCTAACAAAGGTTCTTATCAAGATTCAATGCATGTTTCATATCCACCGATAAGGCATAATAGTTTACCACCTGTTTTGTCAAATGCTACCTCTGCGAAGGAGAAAATGACTAATGCCAAAGGAAGACGTATTTCTAGTTCTCGTTCGACAAATGATCTGAAAAGTTGTAATGGGGACAATTCAAAATCTCTAGAAAGCATATGGGAAACTGATTCAAACGCCCAGCTGTCACCATTGACACCAATTACAGAGTCATCTCATCAGTCAGCTACTCAAGCACCACAGTTGAGCTCTGATCAAGTGCTACAACCTCATCTCCCCCCTTTCCCTCCACCCCCACCTCCACCCACATCACCATCTTCTTCCTTGGATGGTAAAGTGTCTACGATACCACAACCGCCGCCTCAACCGCCTCCTCAACCACCAGCACCACCTCCACCTTTTTTGTCAGGTTTTGGCAAGAAAAATGAAGAGATGGACTTACAAGCTGCAACTCATCCTCCTCCACCCCCACCTCCGCCTTCATTTTCTGCGCAAAATAGAGGGAGCTCATTACCTCTTTCTACTCACAGGAAGCCCTATTATTCATCAATTGGCATGGTTGGAGAAAATGGTGGTGCTTTACCTCCTTCAATAGGAAGTGTTTTTGCATCAAAAGTTTATAAATTAGTTGATGGAGTCTCTCTTCCCATTCCTCCTCCCCCACCACCTCCACCCCCTTCTTCTCTCCCCCCAAATTATGGAGTTACATCCATTCCTCCTCCACCACCTCCCTCACCTTCTTTGTCTTATATGGATAGAGCTCCACCACTCCTTCCTCCTATAACACCAACATCACTTAATGCTCCACTACCACCACCTTTAAGTAAATCTCAACCTCCACCTCCACCACCATTGCCGCTTACTCCTTCTTTTTGTAAAGCTCCATCAACCCCACTTGCTATTAGTATAGCTCCACTGCCTCCACCTCTACCTCATTTGAGTGGAGCACGACCTCCACCTCTTCCTTCAACAAGTAAAACACAACCTCCGccaccaccacctcttccttcaTCAAGTGCAGAacatccaccaccaccaccaccgcctCCTTCAATGTCTAACATCCCACCACCCCCACCCCCACCcataccaccaccaccaccactttCTCTATCTTGTAGAGCATCTCtaccaccacctcttccttcaATTTCTAAGGGCCCCCTACCCCCACCCCCTCCTCCACCATTCTTTGGAACTCCACCATCATCATTTCATCCTAGATCAAGTAGAGCACCTTCACCACCACCTCCTTTGTCCAAGGATCCACCATTCTATAGAGCTCCACCCCCACCCCCACCCCCACCCCCACCATTCTATGGaactccaccaccaccaccaccaccaccacctctttTTTCATCAAGTGGAGTACCTCCAACACCATCTCCTTCATTGCCTAAGGCCCCACCAcccccaccaccaccaccatatcTTCCTACATTAAGTAGTGAAATACCTCCAACACCACCAACTCTTGCAATGTCTAAGGCCCCACCTTCAGCACTCAATAGagctccaccaccaccaccaccaccatatcTTCCTGCATCTAATGGAGCACctcaaccaccaccaccacctccttcAATGTCTAAGaccccaccaccaccacctccaccatTCTATGGGGCTCCACCAaccccaccaccaccaccatatcTTCCTGCATCTAGTGGAGCACCaccgccaccaccaccaccatatcTTCCTACAACTAGTGGAGCACCACCTCCTCCACCTCCCCCTTTTTATGGAGcaacaccaccaccaccaccaccacctcatTCATTGTCTATGGCCCCACCACCCCCACCTCCACCATTCTATGGAGCTCCACCACCGCCACCACCTCCAATGCATGCAACACAGGCACCACCTCCTCCACCACCTCCGGGGGGTCGAGGCCCACCTCCTCCTCCACCTCTAGGTTTTCGAGGCCCACCTCCTCCGCCACCTCCAGGTTTTCGAGGCCCACCTCCTCCGCCACTTCCAGGTGGCCACGGCCCACCTCCTCCTCCACCTCCAGGTGGTCGAGGCCCTGCTCCACCACCGCCTCCTGGAGGTCATGCACCTGGTGCTCCCGCACCTCCTAGACTTCCAGGTGGTGCACCCCCACCACCCGGGGCTGATCCAAGAGGTAGAGGGCGTGGACTTGCTCGTCCTACTGGTGCAGCGGCACCTCGGCGATCCTCCTTAAAGCCTCTTCATTGGAGTAAGGTAACAAGGGCATTGCAAGGAAGTTTATGGGAAGAATTACAAAGACATGGAGAAACTCAAAT TGGACAAGAGTTTGACGTTTCAGAGTTAGAGAAGCTTTTTGCTGTAAATGTTCCAAAACCTGCTGCTGCTGGTGGTAAATCTGGAGGGCTAGGCAAATCCGCAGGATCCAAACCTGAGAAAATTACCTTG GTTGATTTAAGGAGAGCCTATAATACTGAAATAATGCTTACAAAGGTTAAGATGCCTCTACCGGATATGATG GCTGCAGTTCTGGCTTTGGATGACACAGTATTAGATGTTGATCAGGTGGAAAATCTTATTAAATTTTGCCCTACCAAAGAGGAAATGGATCTTTTGAAG GCATATACTGGCAACAAGGAGAATTTGGGAAAGTGCGAACAG TTCTTTATGGAGCTGATGAAAGTGCCACGAGTTGAGTCGAAATTAAGAGTATTCTGTTTCAAGATTCAATTTCAGTGTCAG ATTACAGAGTTTAATAAGAGTTTAAACTTAGTGAACTCTGCATGTGAAGAG GTCCGAAATTCAGTCAAACTGAAGGAGATTATGAAGAAAATTCTTTATTTGGGTAATGCATTGAATCAAGGAACAGCAAGAG GAGCTGCTGTTGGATTTAAGTTAGATAGCCTTTTAAAGCTCACCGATACTCGTGCTTCTAACAGCAAAATGACACTGATGCATTATCTTTGCAAG GTCCTAGCTGAAAAGTCTCCTACACTCCTTGATTTTCACCTCGACCTAGTTAGCGTAGATACTGCCTCTAAG ATACAATTGAAGTCATTAGCAGAAGAAATGCAGGCAATTACCAAGGGACTAGAAAAAGTAAACCAGGAGCTTGCTGCTTCTGAAAGTGATGGCCCAGTATCTGAAGTTTTCCGTAAG
- the LOC131631449 gene encoding formin-like protein 20 isoform X1 — protein sequence MALFRRLFYRKPPDRLLEISERVYVFDCCFSTGVLEEDEYKLYMGGIVAQLQDYFPDASFMVFNFREGDRRSQISDILSLCDMTVMEYPRQYEGCPLLPLEMVHHFLRSSESWLSLEGQQNVLLMHCERGGWPVLAFMLAGLLLYRKQYSGELKTLEMVYKQAPRELLQLLSPLNPQPSQLRYLHYISRRDLGSEWPPSDTPLYLDCVILRDLPLFDGGKGCRPVVNVYGPDPSNPANRSSKLLFSTSKVQNHVRHYPQAECMLVKIDIRCRVQGDVVLECVHLNEDFLSEEMMFRVMFHTAFIRSNILVLSRDEIDILWDTKDQFPKDFKSEVLFLDADAVIPNLTTVNVSEEDENETESGSPEEFYEVEEIFSNVVDIQDSPKFRQNAVDVWKEYSDPPTFQDSTQDDGINQQVEWTDSVINEVKDITVDDVKYKLDERVDSDTHAVKDIAVDGGENKLTSTAVTFDMTETPERQEVTLNVHDELAVTRNNYDEDNDATLKELEPEEGQQTHDLAGSISGEKKQLSSDSKPVGDVVAEKQKAKQKEPRGFQEKQAKENATTRWIPSNKGSYQDSMHVSYPPIRHNSLPPVLSNATSAKEKMTNAKGRRISSSRSTNDLKSCNGDNSKSLESIWETDSNAQLSPLTPITESSHQSATQAPQLSSDQVLQPHLPPFPPPPPPPTSPSSSLDGKVSTIPQPPPQPPPQPPAPPPPFLSGFGKKNEEMDLQAATHPPPPPPPPSFSAQNRGSSLPLSTHRKPYYSSIGMVGENGGALPPSIGSVFASKVYKLVDGVSLPIPPPPPPPPPSSLPPNYGVTSIPPPPPPSPSLSYMDRAPPLLPPITPTSLNAPLPPPLSKSQPPPPPPLPLTPSFCKAPSTPLAISIAPLPPPLPHLSGARPPPLPSTSKTQPPPPPPLPSSSAEHPPPPPPPPSMSNIPPPPPPPIPPPPPLSLSCRASLPPPLPSISKGPLPPPPPPPFFGTPPSSFHPRSSRAPSPPPPLSKDPPFYRAPPPPPPPPPPFYGTPPPPPPPPPLFSSSGVPPTPSPSLPKAPPPPPPPPYLPTLSSEIPPTPPTLAMSKAPPSALNRAPPPPPPPYLPASNGAPQPPPPPPSMSKTPPPPPPPFYGAPPTPPPPPYLPASSGAPPPPPPPYLPTTSGAPPPPPPPFYGATPPPPPPPHSLSMAPPPPPPPFYGAPPPPPPPMHATQAPPPPPPPGGRGPPPPPPLGFRGPPPPPPPGFRGPPPPPLPGGHGPPPPPPPGGRGPAPPPPPGGHAPGAPAPPRLPGGAPPPPGADPRGRGRGLARPTGAAAPRRSSLKPLHWSKVTRALQGSLWEELQRHGETQIGQEFDVSELEKLFAVNVPKPAAAGGKSGGLGKSAGSKPEKITLVDLRRAYNTEIMLTKVKMPLPDMMAAVLALDDTVLDVDQVENLIKFCPTKEEMDLLKAYTGNKENLGKCEQFFMELMKVPRVESKLRVFCFKIQFQCQITEFNKSLNLVNSACEEVRNSVKLKEIMKKILYLGNALNQGTARGAAVGFKLDSLLKLTDTRASNSKMTLMHYLCKVLAEKSPTLLDFHLDLVSVDTASKIQLKSLAEEMQAITKGLEKVNQELAASESDGPVSEVFRKTLKDFVNEAKSQVDSVTRLYSDVGRNADALAQYFNEDPARCPFEQVTATLLNFIRMFLKAHDDNIKQAELEKKKAEKEAEIEKKAKKEAEMEKGKGSGLTRKSKKDNEEES from the exons ATGGCGCTGTTCCGAAGATTATTTTACCGGAAGCCGCCGGATCGTCTTCTCGAGATCTCTGAGAGAGTTTAtg TTTTTGATTGCTGCTTCTCTACGGGCGTCTTGGAAGAAGATGAGTACAAATTGTATATGGGGGGAATTGTAGCTCAGCTACAAGATTACTTTCCAGATGCTTCTTTCATGGTGTTCAATTTCAGAGAAGGGGATAGGCGCAGCCAAATTTCTGACATATTATCTTTATGTGACATGACAGTTATGGAGTACCCTCGGCAATACGAGGGCTGTCCACTTCTTCCTCTAGAGATGGTTCATCATTTCCTTCGATCAAGTGAAAGCTGGCTGTCTTTGGAGGGGCAACAAAATGTGCTTTTGATGCACTGTGAAAGAGGGGGTTGGCCTGTGCTGGCATTTATGTTAGCCGGTCTTTTATTGTACCGAAAACAATATAGTGGGGAGCTGAAGACTCTTGAAATGGTCTACAAGCAAGCACCCAGAGAACTTCTCCAGCTTTTATCTCCTTTGAACCCACAGCCTTCTCAGTTAAGATATCTTCATTATATTTCCAGGAGAGATTTGGGTTCTGAGTGGCCTCCTTCAGACACACCTTTATATTTAGATTGTGTAATTCTAAGAGATCTTCCATTATTTGATGGTGGGAAAGGTTGCAGGCCTGTTGTAAATGTTTATGGTCCGGACCCTTCAAATCCTGCCAATAGAAGTTCTAAGCTTCTTTTCTCAACTTCAAAAGTCCAAAATCATGTTCGCCACTACCCGCAG GCAGAGTGTATGCTCGTGAAAATTGATATTCGTTGTCGTGTTCAAGGGGATGTCGTTCTTGAATGCGTACATTTAAACGAAGATTTCCTTAGTGAGGAGATGATGTTTAGAGTGATGTTTCATACTGCATTTATACGGTCAAATATTTTGGTGCTGAGCCGTGATGAAATCGATATATTGTGGGATACAAAGGATCAGTTCCCCAAGGATTTTAAATCTGAG GTGCTTTTTTTGGATGCTGATGCTGTTATACCTAATCTAACCACAGTCAATGtgagtgaagaagatgaaaatgagaCAGAAAGCGGTTCCCCTGAGGAATTCTACGAAGTGGAAGAGATTTTCAGCAATGTAGTTGATATACAGGATTCTCCAAAGTTTCGTCAAAATgcagtagatgtctggaaagagTATTCAGATCCTCCTACCTTTCAGGATTCTACGCAAGATGACGGGATTAACCAACAGGTTGAATGGACAGATTCTGTTATTAATGAGGTGAAAGACATCACGGTTGATGATGTGAAATACAAGCTTGATGAGCGTGTAGATTCAGATACTCATGCAGTGAAAGATATTGCTGTGGATGGTGGAGAAAATAAGTTAACTTCCACTGCTGTTACTTTTGATATGACGGAAACTCCGGAGAGACAGGAAGTCACTTTGAATGTGCATGATGAGTTAGCAGTTACGCGAAACAATTATGATGAAGACAATGATGCAACACTTAAAGAATTAGAGCCTGAGGAAGGGCAGCAGACGCATGATCTTGCCGGATCAATATCTGGTGAAAAGAAACAACTTTCTTCAGACTCAAAGCCAGTGGGAGACGTAGTTGCAGAAAAGCAAAAGGCTAAACAGAAAGAACCACGGGGATTTCAGGAAAAACAGGCAAAAGAAAATGCAACAACTAGGTGGATACCTTCTAACAAAGGTTCTTATCAAGATTCAATGCATGTTTCATATCCACCGATAAGGCATAATAGTTTACCACCTGTTTTGTCAAATGCTACCTCTGCGAAGGAGAAAATGACTAATGCCAAAGGAAGACGTATTTCTAGTTCTCGTTCGACAAATGATCTGAAAAGTTGTAATGGGGACAATTCAAAATCTCTAGAAAGCATATGGGAAACTGATTCAAACGCCCAGCTGTCACCATTGACACCAATTACAGAGTCATCTCATCAGTCAGCTACTCAAGCACCACAGTTGAGCTCTGATCAAGTGCTACAACCTCATCTCCCCCCTTTCCCTCCACCCCCACCTCCACCCACATCACCATCTTCTTCCTTGGATGGTAAAGTGTCTACGATACCACAACCGCCGCCTCAACCGCCTCCTCAACCACCAGCACCACCTCCACCTTTTTTGTCAGGTTTTGGCAAGAAAAATGAAGAGATGGACTTACAAGCTGCAACTCATCCTCCTCCACCCCCACCTCCGCCTTCATTTTCTGCGCAAAATAGAGGGAGCTCATTACCTCTTTCTACTCACAGGAAGCCCTATTATTCATCAATTGGCATGGTTGGAGAAAATGGTGGTGCTTTACCTCCTTCAATAGGAAGTGTTTTTGCATCAAAAGTTTATAAATTAGTTGATGGAGTCTCTCTTCCCATTCCTCCTCCCCCACCACCTCCACCCCCTTCTTCTCTCCCCCCAAATTATGGAGTTACATCCATTCCTCCTCCACCACCTCCCTCACCTTCTTTGTCTTATATGGATAGAGCTCCACCACTCCTTCCTCCTATAACACCAACATCACTTAATGCTCCACTACCACCACCTTTAAGTAAATCTCAACCTCCACCTCCACCACCATTGCCGCTTACTCCTTCTTTTTGTAAAGCTCCATCAACCCCACTTGCTATTAGTATAGCTCCACTGCCTCCACCTCTACCTCATTTGAGTGGAGCACGACCTCCACCTCTTCCTTCAACAAGTAAAACACAACCTCCGccaccaccacctcttccttcaTCAAGTGCAGAacatccaccaccaccaccaccgcctCCTTCAATGTCTAACATCCCACCACCCCCACCCCCACCcataccaccaccaccaccactttCTCTATCTTGTAGAGCATCTCtaccaccacctcttccttcaATTTCTAAGGGCCCCCTACCCCCACCCCCTCCTCCACCATTCTTTGGAACTCCACCATCATCATTTCATCCTAGATCAAGTAGAGCACCTTCACCACCACCTCCTTTGTCCAAGGATCCACCATTCTATAGAGCTCCACCCCCACCCCCACCCCCACCCCCACCATTCTATGGaactccaccaccaccaccaccaccaccacctctttTTTCATCAAGTGGAGTACCTCCAACACCATCTCCTTCATTGCCTAAGGCCCCACCAcccccaccaccaccaccatatcTTCCTACATTAAGTAGTGAAATACCTCCAACACCACCAACTCTTGCAATGTCTAAGGCCCCACCTTCAGCACTCAATAGagctccaccaccaccaccaccaccatatcTTCCTGCATCTAATGGAGCACctcaaccaccaccaccacctccttcAATGTCTAAGaccccaccaccaccacctccaccatTCTATGGGGCTCCACCAaccccaccaccaccaccatatcTTCCTGCATCTAGTGGAGCACCaccgccaccaccaccaccatatcTTCCTACAACTAGTGGAGCACCACCTCCTCCACCTCCCCCTTTTTATGGAGcaacaccaccaccaccaccaccacctcatTCATTGTCTATGGCCCCACCACCCCCACCTCCACCATTCTATGGAGCTCCACCACCGCCACCACCTCCAATGCATGCAACACAGGCACCACCTCCTCCACCACCTCCGGGGGGTCGAGGCCCACCTCCTCCTCCACCTCTAGGTTTTCGAGGCCCACCTCCTCCGCCACCTCCAGGTTTTCGAGGCCCACCTCCTCCGCCACTTCCAGGTGGCCACGGCCCACCTCCTCCTCCACCTCCAGGTGGTCGAGGCCCTGCTCCACCACCGCCTCCTGGAGGTCATGCACCTGGTGCTCCCGCACCTCCTAGACTTCCAGGTGGTGCACCCCCACCACCCGGGGCTGATCCAAGAGGTAGAGGGCGTGGACTTGCTCGTCCTACTGGTGCAGCGGCACCTCGGCGATCCTCCTTAAAGCCTCTTCATTGGAGTAAGGTAACAAGGGCATTGCAAGGAAGTTTATGGGAAGAATTACAAAGACATGGAGAAACTCAAAT TGGACAAGAGTTTGACGTTTCAGAGTTAGAGAAGCTTTTTGCTGTAAATGTTCCAAAACCTGCTGCTGCTGGTGGTAAATCTGGAGGGCTAGGCAAATCCGCAGGATCCAAACCTGAGAAAATTACCTTG GTTGATTTAAGGAGAGCCTATAATACTGAAATAATGCTTACAAAGGTTAAGATGCCTCTACCGGATATGATG GCTGCAGTTCTGGCTTTGGATGACACAGTATTAGATGTTGATCAGGTGGAAAATCTTATTAAATTTTGCCCTACCAAAGAGGAAATGGATCTTTTGAAG GCATATACTGGCAACAAGGAGAATTTGGGAAAGTGCGAACAG TTCTTTATGGAGCTGATGAAAGTGCCACGAGTTGAGTCGAAATTAAGAGTATTCTGTTTCAAGATTCAATTTCAGTGTCAG ATTACAGAGTTTAATAAGAGTTTAAACTTAGTGAACTCTGCATGTGAAGAG GTCCGAAATTCAGTCAAACTGAAGGAGATTATGAAGAAAATTCTTTATTTGGGTAATGCATTGAATCAAGGAACAGCAAGAG GAGCTGCTGTTGGATTTAAGTTAGATAGCCTTTTAAAGCTCACCGATACTCGTGCTTCTAACAGCAAAATGACACTGATGCATTATCTTTGCAAG GTCCTAGCTGAAAAGTCTCCTACACTCCTTGATTTTCACCTCGACCTAGTTAGCGTAGATACTGCCTCTAAG ATACAATTGAAGTCATTAGCAGAAGAAATGCAGGCAATTACCAAGGGACTAGAAAAAGTAAACCAGGAGCTTGCTGCTTCTGAAAGTGATGGCCCAGTATCTGAAGTTTTCCGTAAG